From a region of the Danaus plexippus chromosome 8, MEX_DaPlex, whole genome shotgun sequence genome:
- the LOC133318873 gene encoding protein PBDC1-like — translation MDVLTRPAEEFGNDETLEHLWAARAMEHSDIYFNVLCSVDTRWLRLTPHDDLIYTHFRQDFPDLGVSYIKENEIKNNVNKARWRLFCEKFKTIVEDYSFGTLMRADTKGDYSEQNTILVPRVQFYAIEIARNREGMNNEVKKHYKCASKAHMEIYNKSEVAA, via the coding sequence ATGGACGTACTAACAAGACCTGCTGAGGAGTTCGGTAACGATGAAACCCTCGAACATCTGTGGGCTGCTAGAGCTATGGAACAtagtgatatttatttcaatgtgcTCTGTTCTGTGGACACAAGATGGCTTAGATTGACTCCGCATGATGATCTGATATATACCCATTTTAGACAAGATTTTCCTGACCTTGGTGTCTCCTACATAAAGGAAAACGAGATCaagaataatgttaataaagcaAGGTGGCGTCTATTTTgtgaaaagtttaaaacaattgtaGAGGACTACAGTTTCGGTACTTTAATGCGTGCTGACACTAAAGGTGATTATTCGGAACAGAATACCATTTTAGTGCCTCGTGTACAGTTTTATGCTATAGAAATTGCCAGAAATAGAGAAGGTATGAATAATGAAGTGAAAAAGCATTACAAATGTGCATCCAAGGCCCACATggaaatttacaataaaagtgAAGTCGCTGCATAA